A stretch of Natronococcus sp. CG52 DNA encodes these proteins:
- the infB gene encoding translation initiation factor IF-2, which yields MSDSDTRDPTSLRTPIVAVLGHVDHGKTSLLDKIRGSAVIEGEAGAITQHIGATAVPLDVISSIAGELVDPDDFDLPGLLFIDTPGHHSFTTLRSRGGALADIAILVVDVNDGFQPQTLEALDILQRSQTPFIVAANKIDTVPGWNANEDSPINATYEAQSDRVRSRLDESLYEIIGNLSDEDFSADLYWRVQNFQRNVGVVPVSAMTGEGVPDLLAVMMGLSQRYMKEEMEIDVTGPGVGTVLEVKDEKGFGKTIDIVLYDGTIRADDTIVVGGTNETIVTDVRALLQPRPLAEIRTESRFEKVDEVPAAAGIKVAAPDLGEAIAGAPVRIVRDRDLDEVIDEVEAELASIAVDTEEEGVVVKADTLGSLEAMADALEEAEVPIVRAEVGDIAPRDVSVASTADDTKQQAILGFNVDVLDDAKQRAEIEDVRVFSDEVIYQLIDEYEEFVDELERAQQDTILENIVRPARFRILPDHTFRQNDPAVVGVEVNSGTIQNNTNVVKFDGNEPERVGQIKGIQEQGEDVDEARAGNRVSVAIDGPTVGRQIEEDDELWTEIPEKHGKILEQELASEIPGDELEALNMYLDKQRSRDPFWGK from the coding sequence GTTGCCGTCCTCGGACACGTCGATCACGGCAAGACCAGTCTCCTCGACAAGATCCGCGGCTCCGCGGTGATCGAGGGCGAAGCGGGGGCGATTACCCAGCACATCGGGGCGACCGCCGTTCCGCTGGACGTCATCTCCTCGATCGCGGGCGAACTCGTCGATCCCGACGACTTCGACCTCCCCGGCCTGCTGTTCATCGACACGCCGGGCCACCACTCCTTTACGACGCTTCGCTCCCGCGGCGGCGCGCTCGCGGACATCGCCATCCTCGTCGTCGACGTTAACGACGGCTTCCAGCCCCAGACGCTCGAGGCGCTCGACATCCTCCAGCGCTCGCAGACGCCGTTTATCGTCGCGGCGAACAAGATCGACACCGTCCCCGGCTGGAACGCCAACGAGGACTCGCCGATCAACGCGACCTACGAGGCCCAGTCCGACCGCGTGCGCTCGCGGCTGGACGAGAGCCTCTACGAGATCATCGGCAACCTCTCGGACGAGGACTTCTCCGCGGACCTCTACTGGCGAGTCCAGAACTTCCAGCGCAACGTCGGCGTCGTCCCGGTCTCGGCGATGACCGGCGAGGGCGTTCCCGACCTGCTCGCCGTGATGATGGGCCTCTCCCAACGGTACATGAAAGAGGAGATGGAGATCGACGTCACCGGTCCCGGCGTCGGCACCGTCCTCGAGGTCAAAGACGAGAAGGGCTTCGGGAAGACGATCGACATCGTCCTCTACGACGGGACGATCCGGGCCGACGACACGATCGTCGTCGGCGGAACGAACGAGACCATCGTCACCGACGTTCGCGCCCTCCTCCAGCCGCGCCCGCTCGCGGAGATCCGCACCGAGAGTCGGTTCGAGAAGGTCGACGAGGTGCCGGCTGCGGCCGGGATCAAGGTCGCCGCGCCCGATCTCGGAGAGGCGATCGCCGGCGCCCCCGTTCGGATCGTTCGCGACCGCGATCTCGACGAGGTTATCGACGAGGTCGAAGCCGAACTCGCGAGCATCGCCGTCGACACCGAGGAGGAAGGCGTCGTCGTCAAGGCCGACACGCTCGGCAGCCTCGAGGCGATGGCGGACGCCCTGGAGGAGGCCGAGGTTCCCATCGTCCGTGCGGAGGTCGGCGACATCGCCCCGCGCGACGTGTCGGTCGCCTCGACCGCCGACGATACGAAACAGCAGGCGATCCTCGGCTTCAACGTCGACGTTCTCGACGACGCGAAGCAGCGCGCCGAAATCGAGGACGTCCGGGTGTTCTCCGACGAGGTAATCTATCAGCTTATCGACGAGTACGAGGAGTTCGTCGACGAACTCGAGCGCGCCCAGCAGGACACGATCCTCGAGAACATCGTCCGACCCGCCCGGTTCCGGATCCTGCCGGATCACACCTTCCGCCAGAACGACCCCGCCGTCGTCGGCGTCGAGGTGAACTCGGGTACGATCCAGAACAACACGAACGTCGTCAAGTTCGACGGCAACGAGCCCGAACGCGTCGGCCAGATCAAGGGGATTCAGGAACAGGGCGAGGACGTCGACGAGGCCCGCGCGGGCAACCGCGTCTCGGTCGCCATCGACGGCCCCACGGTCGGCCGTCAGATCGAGGAGGACGACGAACTCTGGACCGAGATTCCCGAGAAACACGGGAAGATCCTCGAGCAGGAACTCGCCAGCGAGATCCCCGGCGACGAACTCGAGGCGCTGAACATGTACCTCGACAAGCAGCGCAGCCGGGACCCCTTCTGGGGCAAGTAA